Genomic DNA from Filimonas effusa:
TCCAGGTGCACCATGGTATGGCGCCTGGTATGTATCCGAAGTGCTCGATATTTTAACACAAAACCCCGAGGTATGGAAGAAAACCATCTTCATCGTAAACTATGATGAAAACGATGGCATCTTCGATCATGTGCCGCCATTTACCGCGCCGCAGCCGGGCAATCCTGCTACAGGTTTTGTTTCTAAAGGCATTGATGCCGCTATCGAGTACGTGTCGCTTGATAGTGAGTTGAAATATAATACCTCAAGACATGCCCGTCAAAGTCCGGTAGGGCTGGGGTTCAGGGTGCCTATGATCATAGCTTCACCCTGGAGCCGCGGCGGATGGGTAAACTCCCAGGTTTTTGACCATACCTCCTGCCTGCAGTTCCTGGAGCATTTTCTGGCACATAAGGGGTTTGCGGTAACGGAAGATAATATCAGCAGCTGGCGCAGGGCGGTTTGTGGCGATCTTAGTTCGGTCTTCCGGCCCTATAAAGGCGAAAAGATCCACCTGCCGGAGTTTCTGCCCAAAGAAGAACTGCTGCAAACGATCCACCAGGCGCAGTTTCGCGATATTCCCGGCGGCTTTCATGCCTTTACGCCGGAAGAAATAAATGCGGTGCAGCAATCCGGCATTCGTTCCGGCCTCCTGCCACGGCAGGAAAAAGGTGCCAGGCCATCCTGTGCCTTGCCTTACGAATTGTATGCCGATGCGCAGTATACTGCCGCTTCCGGCACTGTTGCCATTCGCCTGGAGGCTGCCAATACTGTCTTTGGATCGAAGAGCGCAGGCGCTCCCTTCCTGGTATATGCGCCGGGAAACTATAAAACAGACGACGGCAGTTCGTTCGAAACTGCCCGCAACTGGTCTTTTGCCGTAAAAGCCGGTGAAGCCATTACCCCGCAATGGCCCCTGGCTGCCTTTGAACTGGGACGTTATCATTTAAGCGTTTATGGCCCCAATGGCTTCTACCGCGCATACAGGGGCGATGCCGGCGATCCTTCCCTGGAATGCTCCGGCTCCTACGACCTTCATGGCAATAATGCAGGTGATATAATGGTTTTACTGCATAATACCGCCGATATACCCTATACCATACACCTTAAACAGTACGCCTATGCCGGGAAGCGGTTTTCCAGGCAGTTGCAGCCCGGTGAATCACATACGGTACGCATTGCTTCGCATAAAACCGCCGGCTGGTACGACTTTGCCATTGTGGCCGATGGTTTCCCATTCTTCGAAAAACGCTTTGCCGGAAGGGTCGAAACAGGCCGCCCTTCCACCAGTGACCCGCTGATAGGAGGGGAACCCGACGGCCGGCAATAGCGTTTTGGTGCTTCCCGTGCAGAAAATGCTGTACGTTTGCGCCACAAAATGATTAACGATATGAAGAAATTCCTGGTAACGGTTGCCTTGATCCTGGCTATAGGCCGTTCCTATGCCGATGAAGGTATGTGGCTGCCGCACCTCCTGGGCCAGCAGGTGTATAACGACATGGTGAAGAGAGGCCTCAAACTCTCTAAAGAACAACTGTATAGCATCAATAAATCATCCATCAAAGATGCTATCATCATCTTCGGCGGCGGCTGTACCGGTGAAATTGTGAGTAAAGAAGGGCTCATCTTTACCAACCACCACTGCGGTTATGGCGCTATTGCTGCTGCCAGTACCGTTGAACATAACTACCTGCAGAACGGCTTCTACGCCCGTTCCAAAAACGAAGAGATCCCTGCCGCAGGCTTATCGGTTCAGTTCCTGTTAAAGATCGAAGACGTTACCAAAGAAGTGGAAGACCAACTGAAAGGCCTCTCCGGCGATGCACGTCTTCAAAAGCAAACGGAAGTGCTCAATGCAGTGAATGCCCGCCTTGCCGATCCTTCAAAAAGCATAGAGGCACGTACCTATAGCATGTTCAAAGGCAACCAGTTCATTGCCTACATCTATCAGCGTTTTAAAGACGTTCGCCTGGTAGGTAATCCGCCTGAAAGCATTGGCAAATATGGTGGCGATACCGATAACTGGGAATGGCCCCGTCATACCGGCGACTTCTCTATCTTCCGCGTTTACACTGCTCCCGGGGGCGCTCCTGCCGACTATAGCGTGAACAACGTGCCCATGACGCCTAAATATTCCCTCCCTGTTTCTATCAAGGGACTGAATGATGGCGACTACTCCATGATCTATGGTTATCCCGGCGGCACCAACAGGTACGAAACCTCTTATGGTGTTAAACTGTCTACCGATATCAATAACCCCTCACTGGTTGCGCTGCGCGACGTACGCCTGAAAGCCATGTTCGAGGATATGAAAAAAGATCCTGCCATTAAACTGAAGCTGGCATCCAGCTATGCAAGTATCGCCAACTACTGGAAGTTCTTCGACGGCGAAACCAAACAACTGCTGAAGCACGACGTGTTTGGTCAGAAACAAAAAGCCGAAGCTGCTTTTACAGCCTGGGCACAGGGTAAACCTGAGTTTCAGAATGTATTCGCAGACTATGCCAGGATCTATGATAAATGGCGTCCTTACGCCAAACAAAGGCAATACCTGACCGAAGGTATTCTGGGCTCTCCGCTGGCAAATACGGCTTCTGCTTTTGCGCAGTTCGAAATGGCTTTGAACAATCCCAACGTCGACAAACAAAAGGTGACAGATGCTGCTCAAAAAGCAAGAACTGCTTTCCTGGATGCTGAGAACCAAAACAGCGACCGTAAGATCCTGGCGGCAACGCTCATGATGTATTATCATGATATCGATAAGGCACAACATCCCGCCGGCTTCTTCGAAGACCTGCAAACCCGTTATGGAAGTCTTGATGAAGAACAGACCTACAAAAAATACGCGGCTTATGTGTTCGATAATACCTTCCTGCTCGATGACGCGAAATGGAAAGCATTTATAGCCAACCCTACAGCTGCCGCTTTACAGGCCGATCCGGCTTACCAGTACGCTGCTACTTTCGTTAGAAACTACTCTGCAAAATATCAGCCCTTATACGCCAGCTTCATGAACCAGAACAATGAACTGGGCCGCCTTTACCTGAAAGGTGTAATGGAAATGGAAAAAGCTAAAGTCCGTTATCCCGATGCAAACTTCAGCATGCGTGTAAGCTACGGTAATGTAAAATCGTACACGCCGCGCGACGCCCTGTTCTGTGATTACGTTTGTACCATGAACGGCGTGCTGGAGAAATATGTTCCCGGCGATTACGAATTCAACCTGCCTGCCAACCTGCTGGAACTGGCGCGTAAAAAAGACTATGGCCAGTATATCGACAAGAAAAGGAACGACCTGGTAGTATGTTTCATCACTACCAACGATATCACCGGCGGTAACTCCGGTTCTCCTGTGATCAACGGAAAAGGAGAACTCATTGGCCTGGCTTTCGATGGCAACTACGAAGCCCTCAGCCACAAAATGGCTTTCGACAAAGACCTCAACCGCACTATTTGCGTCGACGTTCGTTATGTGTTATGGTGTATCGATAAACTCGGTGGCGCTACCAATATCATCAACGAGTTGAATTTAGTGAAGTAATAAAAGTTGTGTCCGGTAATACCGGGTATAAAGTATGCTTACAGGGCTGATCAGCAATGGTCGGCCCTGTTGCTGCTTCATTGCCTTATCGCGATATGGGCATTGTAACACCTGTTACCTGGCAGGTAGGGTAATTAATACCAACATTGTAATCCTCGCGCCTTGCAGGTGTGGAGATATGGGTATTGTAGCCCTTGTTATCTCGCAGGTATGGTAATGCAGGTGTGAGTAATCCTGGTTGCTGGTATGGTGATGCCTGCTATTGCAGGCAATTGCCAATGGAAAGAATTAATGTTTTTTGGCAGGCGCATGTGCTGAAAAAAAGTCATTCAGCTTGCTGATCAGCTCATGAAACCGGGTTGGTTTCGATATGAAAGCAGTGGCGCCCAGTCCTAGGGCTTTGTTTTTGCTCAACTCGTCAGAGGAGGTGGAGTAAATGGCAACAGGAACCTCCTGCAGCCTTTCCTGTTTGCGTATTTCGCTCAGGCATTGTAAGCCGTTAAGCCGCGGCATATTCAGGTCCAGGAAAATGTAATCGGGTACAGGAGCGGTATTGAGCAGCGCAATGGCTTCGGCGCCGTCGCCGGCAAAAATACAGGTATAGTTATCCAGCATCGTTTTCTCCATCGCGGCGGAAAACAACTCCTGGTCATCTGCATCATCATCAACAATCAAGCACAGGATGGGGTGGACATCTGTAGTCAAGTAAAGCCTTTTAATAAAATTAACAAAATCAGGGCGATTGTCAAAATCGATTCAATTCCTTTATTTTTACCCCGTTGTCGGTACCTTTACCTTCAACAATTGCCATATTTAATATCAAATCTGTAAACAATGGAAACAACGATTGCTGCCAGGAACAGCGCAGTCCAGGATGTCGATTTCCTGCCGCTTGAAGGAACCGATTTTGTGGAATTCTATGTAGGAAACGCTAAACAATCAGCACA
This window encodes:
- a CDS encoding response regulator → MTTDVHPILCLIVDDDADDQELFSAAMEKTMLDNYTCIFAGDGAEAIALLNTAPVPDYIFLDLNMPRLNGLQCLSEIRKQERLQEVPVAIYSTSSDELSKNKALGLGATAFISKPTRFHELISKLNDFFSAHAPAKKH
- a CDS encoding S46 family peptidase: MKKFLVTVALILAIGRSYADEGMWLPHLLGQQVYNDMVKRGLKLSKEQLYSINKSSIKDAIIIFGGGCTGEIVSKEGLIFTNHHCGYGAIAAASTVEHNYLQNGFYARSKNEEIPAAGLSVQFLLKIEDVTKEVEDQLKGLSGDARLQKQTEVLNAVNARLADPSKSIEARTYSMFKGNQFIAYIYQRFKDVRLVGNPPESIGKYGGDTDNWEWPRHTGDFSIFRVYTAPGGAPADYSVNNVPMTPKYSLPVSIKGLNDGDYSMIYGYPGGTNRYETSYGVKLSTDINNPSLVALRDVRLKAMFEDMKKDPAIKLKLASSYASIANYWKFFDGETKQLLKHDVFGQKQKAEAAFTAWAQGKPEFQNVFADYARIYDKWRPYAKQRQYLTEGILGSPLANTASAFAQFEMALNNPNVDKQKVTDAAQKARTAFLDAENQNSDRKILAATLMMYYHDIDKAQHPAGFFEDLQTRYGSLDEEQTYKKYAAYVFDNTFLLDDAKWKAFIANPTAAALQADPAYQYAATFVRNYSAKYQPLYASFMNQNNELGRLYLKGVMEMEKAKVRYPDANFSMRVSYGNVKSYTPRDALFCDYVCTMNGVLEKYVPGDYEFNLPANLLELARKKDYGQYIDKKRNDLVVCFITTNDITGGNSGSPVINGKGELIGLAFDGNYEALSHKMAFDKDLNRTICVDVRYVLWCIDKLGGATNIINELNLVK
- a CDS encoding phosphocholine-specific phospholipase C translates to MDTSRRDFLRKAALLSGAAGLSGILPESIQKALAITPPKNSTYLDAEHIVFLMQENRSFDHCFGSLRGVRGFDDPRAISLPSQYPVWLQTNKEGQTFAPWRLNMKESKATWMSGLPHSWEDQVDALNNGKHDQWLNVKRSGNKAYAAMPLTLGYYNRQDIPFYYAMADAFTVCDQYFCSALTGTTPNRLFFWTGKLRENENDQARVRNGEVDYNKKLKWTTFPERLEQAGISWRIYQNELSLPSGFKGEQDSWLSNFTDNPLEWFQQYKVEKKNQDLSGIEKNLHEKAFTTNKNDPNYRELTSMQYNDGDTVHSLQVPKGDILHQFRQDVTDNKLPTVSWLVAPEKFSDHPGAPWYGAWYVSEVLDILTQNPEVWKKTIFIVNYDENDGIFDHVPPFTAPQPGNPATGFVSKGIDAAIEYVSLDSELKYNTSRHARQSPVGLGFRVPMIIASPWSRGGWVNSQVFDHTSCLQFLEHFLAHKGFAVTEDNISSWRRAVCGDLSSVFRPYKGEKIHLPEFLPKEELLQTIHQAQFRDIPGGFHAFTPEEINAVQQSGIRSGLLPRQEKGARPSCALPYELYADAQYTAASGTVAIRLEAANTVFGSKSAGAPFLVYAPGNYKTDDGSSFETARNWSFAVKAGEAITPQWPLAAFELGRYHLSVYGPNGFYRAYRGDAGDPSLECSGSYDLHGNNAGDIMVLLHNTADIPYTIHLKQYAYAGKRFSRQLQPGESHTVRIASHKTAGWYDFAIVADGFPFFEKRFAGRVETGRPSTSDPLIGGEPDGRQ